A window from Ignavibacteriota bacterium encodes these proteins:
- a CDS encoding PhoH family protein, which yields MAKLKSVKTFVLDTNVILHDPSCIHQFEENNIVIPITVIEEIDHFKRGSQVINLNAREFVRTLDSLTGKNLFNGGVPLGKGKGKVRIVISKTSAKEIRESFREDTPDHRILNTALLLHQESKGNEKVILVSKDVNLRMKAKALGVLSEDYTTDRVGSIEELYSGKEVIEDFDDEIIQKFFKSPFSIEADVIAKHIKGELVPNKYFILKNEHRSVLTYLNQEMNLFERIDKENIYGIMPRNAEQTFATHALCNSNIPLVSLTGKAGTGKTLLALASSLQVRKNYRQIYIARPIVPLSNKDIGFLPGDVESKIGPYMQPLWDNLKVIQDQFKETDTKFATIENLVKDNKLVIEPLSYIRGRSLQRIFFIVDEAQNLTPHEIKTIITRAGAGVKIVLTGDIYQIDHPYLDTQSNGLSYLIDHFMGQKLYSHINLEKGERSELAELASNIL from the coding sequence ATGGCGAAACTAAAGTCTGTTAAAACTTTTGTTCTTGATACAAATGTTATTCTGCATGATCCAAGTTGTATTCATCAATTTGAAGAAAATAATATTGTAATTCCAATTACTGTGATTGAAGAAATTGATCATTTCAAACGCGGAAGCCAAGTTATAAATTTAAATGCCAGAGAGTTTGTTAGAACGTTAGATTCATTAACCGGAAAAAATCTTTTCAACGGCGGTGTTCCACTTGGCAAAGGAAAAGGAAAAGTTAGAATAGTAATTAGTAAAACTTCTGCAAAAGAAATTAGAGAATCTTTTAGAGAAGATACTCCCGATCACAGAATTTTGAATACAGCATTATTGCTTCATCAAGAATCTAAAGGAAATGAAAAAGTAATTTTAGTTTCTAAAGATGTTAATTTAAGAATGAAAGCTAAAGCTCTTGGAGTACTTTCTGAAGATTACACAACTGATAGAGTTGGAAGCATTGAAGAATTATACAGCGGAAAGGAAGTTATTGAAGATTTTGATGATGAAATTATTCAAAAGTTCTTTAAATCTCCATTCAGTATTGAAGCTGATGTTATTGCAAAGCATATTAAAGGTGAGTTAGTACCAAACAAATATTTTATACTTAAAAATGAACATCGCTCAGTGCTAACTTATCTAAATCAAGAAATGAATTTGTTTGAGAGAATTGACAAAGAAAATATTTATGGTATAATGCCAAGAAATGCAGAACAGACTTTCGCAACTCACGCACTTTGCAATTCTAACATTCCATTAGTTTCGTTAACCGGTAAAGCCGGAACGGGAAAAACATTGCTGGCGCTTGCAAGTTCATTACAAGTAAGAAAAAATTATAGACAAATTTATATTGCAAGACCAATTGTTCCTTTAAGCAATAAAGATATTGGATTTTTACCAGGTGATGTTGAAAGTAAAATTGGTCCATATATGCAGCCGCTTTGGGATAATTTAAAAGTTATTCAAGATCAGTTTAAAGAAACAGATACAAAATTTGCAACAATTGAAAATTTAGTAAAGGATAATAAACTTGTAATTGAACCTTTAAGTTATATTCGTGGAAGAAGTTTACAGAGAATATTTTTCATTGTAGATGAAGCACAAAATTTAACTCCTCATGAAATTAAAACAATAATAACTCGCGCTGGAGCTGGTGTTAAAATTGTCTTAACCGGCGATATTTACCAAATTGATCATCCATATTTGGATACGCAATCTAACGGACTTTCTTATTTGATTGATCACTTTATGGGACAAAAATTATATTCGCATATAAATTTAGAAAAAGGAGAAAGATCAGAACTTGCCGAATTAGCAAGTAATATTTTATAG
- a CDS encoding methyltransferase domain-containing protein gives MLNSTQRIKKSFSGKGVFPYQFAFTLLLPIRNIFLSPKRLIDRLHLSNNNFVLEVGSGPGYFSPIIAKEIPYGKLVLADIQQEMLDLARKRIKKSKIINVDYYLCNGSEFDLPSNYFDRILLVTVIGEVENKEVYFSEFYRMLKPKGILSISELAGDPDKMSINEIKIIAERFNLNFLELFGSEKNYTINFTK, from the coding sequence ATGTTAAACTCAACACAAAGAATTAAAAAAAGTTTTTCTGGGAAAGGAGTATTTCCTTATCAATTCGCATTCACATTACTTCTACCAATCAGAAATATTTTTCTTTCACCCAAAAGATTAATTGATAGACTTCATTTGAGCAATAATAATTTTGTGTTGGAAGTTGGTTCCGGTCCCGGGTATTTCAGTCCAATAATTGCCAAAGAAATTCCTTATGGGAAATTAGTTTTGGCTGATATTCAACAAGAGATGTTAGATTTAGCAAGAAAAAGAATAAAGAAATCAAAAATTATTAATGTTGATTATTACTTATGTAATGGTAGTGAATTTGATTTGCCAAGTAATTATTTTGATAGAATTTTATTAGTTACCGTAATTGGTGAAGTTGAAAATAAAGAAGTTTATTTTTCGGAATTTTACAGAATGTTAAAGCCGAAAGGTATTTTGTCAATTTCAGAGTTAGCTGGTGATCCGGATAAAATGTCAATAAATGAAATAAAAATTATTGCGGAAAGATTTAATTTAAATTTTTTAGAATTATTCGGTTCAGAAAAAAATTATACAATAAATTTTACTAAATAA
- a CDS encoding polyphosphate polymerase domain-containing protein: protein MRLEYKFLVSNDVLEKLRKKIMPFVELDPFTIGSDDNEYTVRSIYFDSSNFDYYHEKIEGFKIRRKLRIRSYDSEADNNLVFLEIKNKCENFIGKNRAAFLYHDLQNVIQSKSIESYALTNNGFANSLKDGEKFFHHVYKSGLKPIILIVYDREAFFSKFDKSLRITVDKNLRFFEYPKLDNLYRDEDLEKAIPNYFVLEIKFSNGYPKWLQDIIQEFNLIRRSVSKYTICIDTSRIINPRRKNLFTSNYSLFDTTAEEGIF, encoded by the coding sequence ATGAGATTAGAGTATAAATTTCTGGTAAGTAACGATGTTTTAGAAAAACTGAGAAAGAAAATTATGCCGTTTGTTGAACTCGATCCTTTTACTATTGGTTCTGACGATAATGAATATACGGTGAGGAGTATTTATTTCGATTCATCTAATTTTGATTATTATCATGAAAAAATTGAAGGATTTAAAATTAGAAGAAAACTCAGAATTAGAAGTTATGATTCTGAAGCCGATAATAATTTGGTTTTTTTAGAAATTAAAAATAAATGCGAAAATTTTATCGGTAAAAATAGAGCAGCATTTTTATATCATGATTTGCAAAATGTAATACAATCAAAATCAATTGAGTCTTATGCATTAACAAATAATGGTTTTGCTAATTCATTAAAAGACGGTGAAAAATTTTTTCATCATGTTTACAAAAGCGGTTTAAAACCAATAATTCTAATTGTTTATGATAGAGAAGCATTTTTTTCAAAATTCGATAAGAGTTTAAGAATTACTGTTGATAAAAATTTAAGATTTTTTGAGTATCCGAAATTAGATAATCTTTATAGAGATGAAGACTTGGAAAAAGCAATTCCAAATTATTTTGTGTTAGAAATTAAATTTAGTAATGGTTATCCCAAATGGCTGCAAGATATCATTCAAGAATTTAATTTAATCAGACGTTCAGTTTCTAAATATACAATTTGTATAGATACATCAAGAATAATAAATCCGAGACGCAAAAATTTATTTACATCAAATTATTCTTTATTTGATACTACTGCTGAAGAAGGAATTTTTTAA
- a CDS encoding DUF4956 domain-containing protein, translating to MIEDFRNILNVTFTAQEAIINLIVALIAGIIISIFYRKSYNGPGYQASYVNSLILLVIITSIVIMVIGNNLARAFGLVGAMSIIRFRTAVKETLDIMFIFFALAVGMAVGVGLHILAIFSAIFIGLIALVLSKSKFSTPIKSDLLLQFTFNSNGNDSSIYNSLINDYCKKSKLINAKALGPEDTLELSYYVGLKNKDNATEFVQKLRKVDGIMNVNLFYDEEYF from the coding sequence ATGATTGAAGATTTTAGAAATATTTTAAATGTTACATTCACTGCTCAAGAAGCAATAATAAATTTAATAGTTGCATTAATTGCTGGAATTATAATTTCAATTTTTTATAGAAAATCTTATAATGGTCCGGGTTACCAAGCATCATATGTAAATTCATTAATTCTGCTTGTAATTATTACATCAATTGTAATTATGGTAATTGGAAATAATTTAGCACGTGCGTTTGGTTTGGTTGGTGCAATGTCAATAATAAGATTTAGAACTGCTGTTAAAGAAACTTTAGATATTATGTTTATTTTCTTTGCTCTTGCTGTTGGAATGGCAGTTGGAGTTGGTTTGCATATACTTGCAATATTTAGTGCAATTTTTATTGGCTTAATTGCGCTTGTTCTTTCAAAATCAAAATTTTCAACGCCAATAAAAAGTGATTTACTTCTTCAGTTCACATTTAATTCAAATGGAAATGATTCATCAATTTATAATTCCTTAATCAATGATTATTGTAAGAAAAGTAAATTGATAAACGCAAAAGCATTAGGTCCGGAAGATACTCTTGAACTTTCTTATTACGTTGGATTAAAAAATAAAGACAACGCCACCGAATTTGTTCAAAAACTTAGAAAAGTTGATGGAATTATGAATGTTAACCTTTTCTACGATGAAGAATATTTTTGA
- the nhaA gene encoding Na+/H+ antiporter NhaA gives MTATKLFKEFFESEKAGGMILIICTIISLIIANSTFGDNYQNFWHIKFAGLSIEHWINDGLMAIFFLLIGLELEREIYTGELSNFKNALFPIFGAIGGVILPAGIYSYFNMGTVTQAGAGIPMATDIAFALGILSLLGNRVPVSLKIFLTALAVIDDLIAILVIAIFYTKGLMITNLILALSIFFVLLLLNRMKINNLIPYLIGGIIMWYFMLHSGVHATITGVLLAFAIPFGKGDEKSISYVLQHFLHKPVGFIILPIFALANTAINLSGNFANIFSENYSIGILLGLILGKPIGIFLLTFLTVTLGLSKLSEDLNWKIIFGVGLLGGIGFTMSIFITLLAFDNAEIINNAKLIILISSFISGMVGFIVLKLTLK, from the coding sequence ATGACTGCAACAAAATTATTCAAAGAATTTTTTGAAAGTGAAAAAGCTGGCGGAATGATTTTAATTATCTGCACTATTATTTCTTTGATAATTGCAAACTCAACGTTTGGGGATAACTATCAAAATTTTTGGCATATAAAATTTGCTGGACTTTCAATTGAGCATTGGATAAATGATGGTTTAATGGCAATTTTCTTTTTGTTAATTGGTCTTGAACTTGAACGCGAAATTTATACTGGCGAACTTTCGAATTTTAAAAATGCACTTTTTCCAATTTTTGGTGCAATTGGTGGAGTTATTTTACCAGCGGGAATTTATTCATATTTTAATATGGGCACAGTAACCCAAGCTGGAGCCGGAATTCCAATGGCAACGGATATAGCTTTTGCATTAGGAATTTTATCTTTGTTAGGGAATCGTGTACCGGTTTCTTTAAAAATCTTTTTAACAGCTTTGGCTGTAATTGATGATTTAATTGCAATTTTGGTTATTGCAATTTTTTATACAAAAGGTTTGATGATTACAAATCTTATACTTGCTCTTTCTATTTTCTTTGTTCTACTTTTATTAAACCGAATGAAAATCAATAATTTAATCCCTTATCTTATTGGCGGAATAATAATGTGGTACTTTATGCTACATTCTGGTGTTCACGCAACGATTACGGGAGTATTATTGGCATTTGCAATTCCGTTTGGAAAAGGTGATGAAAAATCAATATCATATGTATTGCAGCATTTTTTACACAAGCCAGTTGGATTTATTATTTTGCCAATTTTTGCTTTAGCAAATACAGCTATAAATTTGAGTGGAAATTTTGCAAATATTTTTTCTGAAAATTATAGCATTGGAATTTTATTAGGTCTTATTCTGGGAAAACCAATTGGAATTTTCCTTCTTACTTTTTTAACCGTTACCTTGGGATTAAGTAAATTATCAGAAGATCTAAATTGGAAAATAATATTTGGTGTAGGATTATTAGGCGGAATAGGTTTTACGATGTCAATTTTTATTACGCTTCTTGCATTTGATAATGCAGAAATAATTAATAATGCTAAATTGATAATACTAATATCTTCCTTTATATCTGGGATGGTTGGATTTATTGTGCTTAAATTAACACTTAAGTAG
- a CDS encoding DNA-3-methyladenine glycosylase I gives MLNRCSWCGSDPLYVKYHDEVWGVPVHDDRKLFEMLNLEGAQAGLSWITILRKREKYLQLFDNFDAEKIVKYSDKKIEKILQDAGIVRNKLKVNAVVTNAKVFLKVQKEFGSFDKYIWQFVNGKPILNNFKSLKEVPPKTEISDIMSKDLKKQGFKFIGSTICYAFMQAVGMVNDHTIDCFRYGEL, from the coding sequence ATGTTAAATAGATGTTCTTGGTGTGGAAGTGACCCTCTTTATGTTAAATATCATGATGAGGTATGGGGAGTTCCGGTTCATGATGATAGAAAATTATTTGAAATGCTTAATTTAGAAGGTGCACAAGCTGGTTTGAGCTGGATTACTATTTTAAGGAAGCGTGAAAAATATTTACAATTGTTTGATAATTTTGATGCGGAAAAAATTGTAAAGTACTCAGATAAAAAGATTGAAAAAATTTTACAAGATGCTGGAATTGTAAGAAATAAATTAAAAGTAAATGCAGTTGTAACCAATGCAAAAGTTTTTTTAAAAGTTCAAAAAGAATTTGGAAGTTTTGATAAGTACATTTGGCAATTTGTTAACGGAAAACCAATCCTAAATAATTTCAAAAGTTTAAAAGAAGTTCCGCCAAAAACTGAAATTTCCGATATAATGAGTAAAGATTTAAAAAAGCAAGGATTTAAATTTATTGGTTCAACAATTTGCTATGCGTTTATGCAAGCAGTTGGAATGGTAAACGATCACACAATTGATTGTTTTAGGTATGGTGAGTTATAA
- a CDS encoding S9 family peptidase, giving the protein MKSILSILLIIFFIGCEMQKQKLNYPETKKVEVSDNYFGVNVDDPYRWLEDDKSEETAKWVEAQNKVTEKYLSKIPFREKMKNRLTELWNFEKYSAPQKVNDYYIFFKNDGLQEQYVVYIQKGLNVEPEVLIDPNKLSDDGSVSLDDVTFSNDGKYCSYSISRGGSDWREIYVMETESKKLLPDHLMWAKFTNMAWYKDGFFYSRYEKPKDSEMLKAKNEFQKLYFHKLGDTQESDKLILEDKTNPQLGFSASVTDDEHYLIIYGWQGSASENSVYIKNLKTDSQIKLILGKFDAEYTAVDNLADKLLIVTNKNAPHSKLVLLDPLKPEEENWKSIIPESKDVLKSVSLVGGKLFAEYLKDANTKVTINNLDGKELSELKLPGIGTAYGFGGKKEYKELFYTFTSFNYPPTIFKYDIENNKSEVFRKLNVKFNPDEYETKQVFYNSKDGTKIPLFITHKKGLELKGENPTLLYAYGGFNISLTPEFAVSIIPILENGGVYAMACLRGGGEYGEEWHKAGMLLNKQNVFDDFISAAEYLIENKYTNPNKLALRGGSNGGTLIGAVINQRPDLCKVSFPQVGVMDMLRFHKFTIGWAWVPEYGSSEDSVQFHNLYKYSPLHNIKSDLNYPATMVTTADHDDRVFPAHSFKYAATLQEKYKGDNPAIIRIETKVGHGAGTSTSKAIELYSDLWSFMFFNFGIEF; this is encoded by the coding sequence ATGAAAAGTATTTTATCAATTTTATTGATTATTTTTTTTATTGGATGTGAAATGCAAAAACAAAAATTAAATTATCCCGAAACTAAAAAAGTAGAAGTTAGTGATAATTATTTTGGAGTAAATGTTGATGATCCATATCGCTGGCTTGAAGATGATAAATCGGAAGAAACTGCAAAGTGGGTTGAAGCTCAAAATAAAGTTACTGAAAAATATCTTTCTAAAATTCCATTTAGAGAAAAAATGAAAAATAGATTAACAGAATTGTGGAATTTTGAAAAATATTCTGCTCCTCAAAAAGTAAATGATTATTATATTTTCTTTAAAAATGATGGATTGCAAGAACAATATGTTGTTTATATTCAAAAAGGGTTAAATGTAGAGCCGGAAGTTTTAATTGACCCCAACAAACTTTCTGATGACGGATCAGTAAGTTTAGATGATGTTACATTTTCAAATGATGGAAAGTATTGCAGCTATTCTATTTCAAGAGGTGGATCTGACTGGCGTGAAATTTATGTGATGGAAACCGAATCCAAAAAACTTCTTCCCGATCATTTGATGTGGGCAAAATTTACAAACATGGCATGGTATAAAGACGGATTTTTCTACAGTCGTTATGAAAAACCAAAAGACAGCGAAATGCTAAAGGCTAAAAATGAATTTCAAAAATTGTATTTTCATAAATTGGGCGATACACAGGAAAGTGATAAATTAATTTTGGAAGATAAAACCAATCCCCAATTGGGTTTTTCTGCTTCGGTTACTGATGATGAACATTATTTAATTATTTACGGATGGCAAGGTTCGGCAAGTGAAAATAGCGTATATATAAAAAATCTTAAAACTGATTCTCAGATAAAATTAATTCTGGGAAAATTTGATGCTGAATATACTGCTGTTGATAATTTGGCGGATAAACTACTAATTGTAACAAATAAAAATGCGCCTCATTCCAAACTTGTTTTACTTGATCCATTAAAACCAGAAGAAGAAAATTGGAAATCAATAATTCCGGAATCTAAAGATGTATTAAAATCTGTTTCACTAGTTGGTGGAAAACTTTTTGCAGAATATTTAAAAGATGCAAATACAAAAGTTACAATTAACAATCTTGATGGAAAAGAATTAAGTGAATTGAAACTGCCGGGTATCGGTACTGCATATGGTTTTGGAGGAAAAAAAGAATATAAAGAATTGTTCTACACTTTTACATCATTTAATTATCCTCCAACAATTTTCAAATATGATATAGAAAATAATAAATCTGAAGTTTTCAGAAAATTAAATGTTAAGTTCAATCCGGATGAATATGAAACTAAACAAGTTTTTTATAATAGTAAGGATGGAACAAAAATTCCGTTATTCATTACTCATAAAAAAGGTTTGGAATTAAAAGGAGAAAACCCAACTTTACTTTATGCATATGGCGGATTTAACATTTCATTAACTCCCGAGTTTGCAGTTTCAATTATTCCCATTTTGGAAAATGGTGGAGTTTATGCAATGGCTTGTTTGCGCGGCGGTGGTGAATATGGAGAAGAATGGCATAAAGCCGGAATGCTGCTAAATAAGCAAAATGTTTTTGATGATTTTATTTCAGCAGCAGAATATTTGATCGAAAATAAATATACAAATCCAAATAAACTTGCTTTACGAGGCGGTTCTAATGGCGGAACTTTAATTGGTGCTGTTATTAATCAAAGACCGGATTTGTGTAAAGTTTCATTTCCTCAAGTTGGTGTAATGGATATGTTGAGATTTCATAAATTTACAATTGGCTGGGCTTGGGTTCCGGAATATGGCTCAAGTGAAGACTCGGTTCAATTTCATAATTTGTATAAATATTCTCCGCTTCATAATATTAAAAGTGATTTGAATTATCCAGCAACAATGGTAACTACTGCAGATCATGATGATAGAGTTTTTCCCGCGCATTCATTTAAATATGCTGCAACACTTCAAGAAAAATATAAAGGTGATAATCCAGCAATTATAAGAATTGAAACAAAAGTCGGACATGGAGCTGGAACAAGTACGTCAAAAGCAATTGAATTATACAGTGATTTATGGAGTTTTATGTTTTTCAATTTTGGAATTGAATTTTAA
- a CDS encoding CoA-binding protein: MTSQKNISDFLSCNNFAVVGVSRKKTKFGNAIYKELRKKNLNVFPVNPNLEIFEGDKCFKNLNELKGKIDAVINCVSPNKTLSIVNEANSIGVKNIWMQQGSETDEAINYCKENGINEIHKECILMFVEPVNSIHSFHKWIWKILGKLPN, encoded by the coding sequence ATGACATCACAAAAAAACATTAGTGATTTTTTAAGTTGCAATAATTTTGCAGTTGTTGGTGTTTCAAGAAAAAAAACAAAATTTGGAAATGCTATTTATAAAGAATTAAGGAAAAAAAATCTAAATGTTTTTCCAGTAAATCCAAATTTGGAAATTTTTGAAGGAGATAAATGTTTTAAGAATTTGAATGAATTAAAAGGGAAAATAGATGCTGTAATTAATTGTGTTTCACCAAATAAAACATTAAGTATAGTTAACGAAGCAAACTCAATTGGTGTAAAAAATATTTGGATGCAGCAGGGAAGCGAAACTGATGAAGCGATAAATTATTGCAAAGAAAATGGAATTAATGAAATTCATAAAGAATGTATTTTAATGTTTGTAGAACCGGTAAATTCAATTCACAGTTTTCACAAATGGATTTGGAAAATTTTGGGTAAATTACCAAATTAA
- a CDS encoding sugar porter family MFS transporter, with protein sequence MKSSKVFFTSIVVALGGFLFGFDTVVISGADKQLQTLWQSSDLFHGLVVMSTALWGTVLGAFTGSIPTNKLGRKKTLIFIGILFFISAIGSALVSDPYLFAIFRFIGGIGIGISTIVSPSYIAEISPAKKRGSLVALYQFNIVFGILMAFVSNYFLQDIGETAWRWMLGMEAIPAFIYTALVLGVPESPRWLLEYKNDKNKAIEILKGINPTSNLDEEILAIEKEKSEETTHENIFMQKYRIPLMLAFFIAFFNQTSGINAFLYYAPRIFELAGLEKSASFLSSIGIGAINLIFTLIGISMIDKFGRKTLMYICSFGYIISLSLVALAFLLKWQGILVPIFFFLFIAAHAVGQGAVIWVFISEIFPNKLRAAGQAFGSSVHWILAAFIPSLIPFLFNAIGPATVFMFFTIMMVGQLLWVRFKMPETKGQTLESLAEKLSKSIFAKNNNE encoded by the coding sequence ATGAAAAGTTCAAAAGTTTTTTTTACATCTATTGTTGTTGCTTTGGGCGGCTTTCTATTTGGGTTTGATACGGTTGTAATTTCCGGCGCAGATAAACAATTGCAAACATTGTGGCAAAGTTCAGATTTATTTCACGGCTTGGTTGTAATGTCAACTGCACTTTGGGGAACTGTACTTGGAGCATTTACAGGTTCAATTCCTACAAATAAATTAGGAAGAAAAAAAACTCTAATATTTATAGGAATTTTATTTTTCATTTCCGCAATTGGTTCTGCGTTGGTTTCTGATCCTTATCTATTTGCAATTTTTAGATTTATTGGAGGTATTGGAATTGGAATTTCAACAATAGTATCGCCATCTTATATTGCAGAAATTTCTCCGGCAAAAAAACGCGGAAGCCTTGTTGCGCTTTATCAATTTAATATTGTATTTGGAATTTTAATGGCTTTCGTTTCAAATTATTTTTTGCAAGATATTGGTGAAACCGCTTGGAGATGGATGCTTGGTATGGAGGCAATCCCGGCATTCATTTACACGGCATTAGTTTTGGGAGTTCCGGAAAGTCCACGCTGGTTACTTGAATACAAAAATGATAAAAATAAAGCGATTGAAATTCTGAAAGGAATTAATCCTACTTCAAATTTAGATGAAGAAATTTTAGCAATCGAAAAAGAAAAAAGCGAAGAGACAACTCACGAAAATATTTTTATGCAGAAATATAGAATTCCGTTAATGCTGGCTTTCTTTATTGCGTTCTTCAATCAAACTTCAGGCATAAATGCCTTTCTATACTATGCACCAAGAATTTTTGAATTAGCCGGATTGGAAAAATCGGCTTCGTTCCTTAGCAGTATTGGGATTGGCGCAATAAATTTAATTTTTACATTAATTGGAATTTCTATGATTGATAAATTCGGAAGAAAAACACTTATGTATATTTGTTCTTTCGGATATATAATTTCTCTAAGTTTGGTTGCTTTAGCATTTTTACTAAAATGGCAAGGAATACTTGTTCCGATTTTCTTCTTTTTATTTATTGCCGCTCACGCTGTTGGTCAAGGCGCAGTTATTTGGGTTTTCATTTCAGAAATATTTCCTAACAAATTGCGGGCAGCCGGACAAGCATTTGGTTCTTCCGTACATTGGATTTTAGCAGCTTTTATTCCATCGCTTATTCCGTTTTTATTTAATGCAATTGGTCCGGCAACAGTTTTTATGTTTTTCACAATTATGATGGTTGGTCAACTTTTATGGGTAAGATTCAAAATGCCAGAAACAAAAGGTCAAACTTTAGAAAGTTTAGCTGAAAAATTATCAAAGTCAATTTTTGCGAAAAATAATAATGAATAA
- a CDS encoding carbohydrate kinase, with amino-acid sequence MNKNIVCFGEVLWDILPSGKVAGGAPMNVAIRLQSLGIPTKIISKIGNDSLGSELLSILKNKKVDISQIQLDKKMKTGEVLVKLDSNGIATYNIVYPSAWDKIELTEENINCVKNSDAFIFGSLICRDEVSKYSLLKLLENAKYKVFDVNLRKPFYSIPLICELMNKSDLIKMNDEELLIIAKELGSTEIKIEENIKFISHKTKTNSICITRGKDGAILFIDNKFYFHNGFKVKVEDTIGSGDSFLAALISKILISQNYEEALEFACAVGAIIASHKGANPILEIDEINKFIKSNNVKLNTKN; translated from the coding sequence ATGAATAAAAATATTGTTTGCTTTGGTGAAGTTTTATGGGATATTCTACCAAGCGGAAAAGTTGCCGGCGGCGCACCAATGAATGTTGCAATTCGTTTACAATCTTTAGGAATTCCAACGAAAATAATTTCTAAAATTGGGAATGATAGTTTAGGTTCGGAATTATTATCAATTCTAAAAAACAAAAAAGTTGATATTTCTCAAATTCAACTTGATAAGAAAATGAAAACCGGAGAAGTTTTAGTTAAATTAGATTCAAACGGTATTGCAACTTACAATATTGTTTATCCTTCTGCTTGGGATAAAATTGAACTAACAGAAGAAAATATTAATTGTGTGAAAAATTCAGATGCGTTTATTTTCGGTTCATTAATTTGCAGAGATGAAGTTTCAAAATATTCGTTATTAAAATTATTGGAAAATGCTAAGTATAAAGTTTTTGATGTTAATTTAAGAAAACCGTTTTATTCAATTCCGCTAATATGTGAGTTGATGAATAAATCAGATTTAATAAAAATGAATGATGAAGAATTATTAATTATTGCAAAAGAATTAGGCTCAACAGAAATCAAAATTGAGGAAAACATAAAATTCATTTCGCACAAAACGAAAACAAATTCAATCTGCATTACAAGAGGAAAAGACGGAGCAATATTATTTATTGATAATAAATTTTACTTCCACAATGGATTTAAAGTAAAAGTTGAAGATACAATTGGTTCCGGTGATAGTTTTCTTGCAGCGTTAATTTCTAAAATTTTAATTTCTCAAAATTATGAAGAAGCGTTAGAATTTGCATGTGCAGTAGGAGCAATTATTGCATCTCATAAAGGTGCAAATCCAATTTTAGAAATTGATGAAATTAATAAATTTATAAAATCAAATAATGTTAAACTCAACACAAAGAATTAA